In Apium graveolens cultivar Ventura chromosome 10, ASM990537v1, whole genome shotgun sequence, the following are encoded in one genomic region:
- the LOC141690801 gene encoding 26S proteasome regulatory subunit 7-like encodes MSRLQKSVALSTTEAEYMVISEASKEMIWLKNFLEELGKKQADSALYSDSQSAIHLAKNPVFHARTKHIQLRYHFTRELISNDGCNEQIEKIREVVELPMLHPEKFVKLKIDPPRGVLCYGPPRTGKTILARAVANRTDACFIRLIGSELVQKYVGEGARIIHELFQMARSKKACIVFFDEIDAIGGARFDDGVGGDNEVKRTMLEIINQLDGFDARGNIKVLMTTNRPDTLDPALLHPGRLDRKVEFGLRDLESRTQMFKIHTRTMNCERDIRFEFLARLCPNSTGADIRSVCTVAGMYAIRARRKTVTEKDFLDIVNKIIKGYQKFSATTKYMVYN; translated from the exons ATGTCTCGACTTCAAAAGAGTGTTGCTCTTTCAAccacagaagcagaatatatggTTATCTCTGAAGCTAGCAAGGAGATGATTTGGTTGAAAAATTTTCTTGAGGAGTTGGGAAAGAAACAGGCGGACAGTGCTTTGTATAGCGATAGTCAGAGTGCTATTCATCTTGCGAAGAATCCCGTGTTTCATGCTAGGACGAAGCATATTCAGCTGAGATATCACTTTACAAGAGAGTTGATAAGCAATG ATGGATGCAATGAACAGATTGAGAAAATTCGAGAG GTTGTTGAGTTACCTATGCTTCACCCTGAGAAGTTTGTTAAGCTTAAAATTGACCCTCCAAGGGGAGTTCTCTGTTATGGTCCTCCTAGAACGGGTAAAACAATTCTAGCTAGGGCTGTAGCCAATAGAACTGATGCGTGCTTTATTCGTTTGATTGGAAGTGAGCTTGTTCAGAAGTATGTTGGTGAGGGTGCTCGCATAATTCACGAGTTGTTTCAG ATGGCACGATCAAAGAAGGCTTGTATAGTGTTTTTTGATGAGATAGATGCAATTGGAGGTGCACGATTTGACGATGGTGTGGGCGGAGATAATGAGGTTAAGCGCACAATGCTTGAGATCATAAATCAGCTTGATGGATTTGACGCTCGAGGAAATATTAAAGTTCTGATGACGACAAACAG GCCTGACACACTTGATCCAGCGTTGCTTCATCCTGGGAGGTTAGATCGTAAAGTTGAGTTTGGCCTACGTGATCTAGAAAGTAGGACGCAAATGTTTAAGATCCATACACGTACTATGAACTGTGAAAGGGACATTCGATTTGAATTTTTAGCTCGTCTTTGTCCAAATTCGACAG GAGCGGATATAAGAAGTGTATGCACAGTGGCTGGTATGTATGCTATTCGAGCAAGAAGGAAAACTGTAACAGAAAAGGATTTCCTTGATATTGTGAACAAAATCATCAAGGGGTATCAGAAGTTTAGTGCCACCACAAAGTATATGGTGTACAATTGA